Within Gambusia affinis linkage group LG01, SWU_Gaff_1.0, whole genome shotgun sequence, the genomic segment aaggttgatgGGCACAGAGTTTTCAACTTCAAAAGAGTTTGTGGTTACTTCAGTGTGAGACGTTTCTTTACAATGAAAAAGCAGCAGACAATCAAGAGGCAAAGCAAAATGCAAGAAGACATCAGAACAAGcagcattttctctttctctgagTTTCAGGGGGCTCTAAAGCGGCTAGGATAGCCTCATCAAATACGTTCTTCAGTCCCCGctacagaaaaagacaaagaaaggaGAAACACACGGACACATACAGTGTTAGATGGCGTTTAGAGCCGAAAGCTGTTAGCAAAAGACAGGTCAAAGTATTTCTAGCATTGCTGTTGAAAGGATGGCAAACATGCAGGGTTTAGAGTAGAAACAGGTCTTACCTGAGTCAGGGCTGAACACTCCACGTATTTGACTGCCTTAAGGTCTCGAGCCAGCTTTTCTGCTGTCTCAGGGGTGATTGGCTTCTGTTTGTTCTTGGCCAACTTCTCCACTGTGGAGGGTTCATCACGGAGGTCAATCTGAGTGCCTACCAACAGGAACGGGGTCTTGGGACAATGATGGGTGATTTCAGGAACCCACTGGAGAAGGAAAGggacaaataaaattgttacTCTGGCTAAATAAGAGTGTCAGAAGCACACAGATGCTTCTATAAATAAAgtcatgtactcgctgctcaATTTGCGAAAGATGTCACAAATAAGTGCTCCAAAAATCCAgttattgaaatgtttatttcagtcattaaataaaataaatgttaccgTTTGTTTTGTATGAacagatataaaaacattaacattctGTGTCGAGTAAAACTGACATGCATTACTTAAAACTTTAGCTACACAGTCTGATACTGTTGATCTCAAAAcctgtattttaatttaaaagattgttttaaagGATTAGAAGATTGTTTTCTTATCCTTCACAATCAAACATATTAGTCATCCCTAGTGATGGagtcttttttgttattttagagaATTTTTCTCTCAATATTTCCCTTTTTACCAGAAGGTAACTAGAAAACTATTTAGCTGCttaatatttgttcttttcttctcctttaaCCCAAATTCTGCAGTTTCCTGTGGGTAAAAGTTCTTGTTGATATCTGTTAAATTAACAATGTACAATCACAGGGAAaattattggtttatttttaatgggtAAAATAAGGAAAGTGCATACATAATTGTGCTTGagatcttgtttttattttttccactgacTGTCTAATATTTATTATACTGCCATGCCAGAGTGACAGTTTTAAGACgcataggtaaaaaaaaaacatgtttatagaAGATACTTACAGCAGCTTTAAATACCAAACATGTTACTTGACgaagaaaaaggaaatgcaaGTCATTGTGAGACAGAAATTCAGAGGCAAGTTAGCAATGTATTCAACAA encodes:
- the LOC122839609 gene encoding cell division control protein 42 homolog isoform X1 → MQTIKCVVVGDGAVGKTCLLISYTTNKFPSEYVPTVFDNYAVTVMIGGEPYTLGLFDTAGQEDYDRLRPLSYPQTDVFLVCFSVVSPSSFENVKEKWVPEITHHCPKTPFLLVGTQIDLRDEPSTVEKLAKNKQKPITPETAEKLARDLKAVKYVECSALTQRGLKNVFDEAILAALEPPETQRKRKCCLF